One part of the Sulfolobus tengchongensis genome encodes these proteins:
- a CDS encoding GNAT family N-acetyltransferase, giving the protein MVTVRKATKEDSRTLVDFFSRMYRLNSEFDPLLLVPENLEERVSKMVEKSLDDSNEMLVIAEDQGKIVGAARVMIVDRLFYVPDKEAVIREFYVHPSYRRQGVGNEIVKFIEDELRERGIEILAAQFPSRNLIAVSFYRKMGFREIYCDFVKKIK; this is encoded by the coding sequence ATGGTCACCGTAAGAAAGGCCACCAAAGAAGATTCTAGAACTTTAGTAGACTTTTTCAGTAGGATGTATAGATTAAATAGTGAATTTGATCCATTATTACTAGTACCAGAAAACTTAGAGGAAAGAGTTAGCAAGATGGTAGAAAAGAGCCTTGATGATTCAAATGAAATGTTAGTTATAGCAGAAGATCAGGGCAAAATAGTAGGCGCGGCTAGGGTTATGATAGTAGATAGGTTATTCTATGTTCCAGACAAGGAAGCGGTAATTAGGGAATTTTACGTCCACCCTTCATACAGAAGGCAGGGAGTAGGTAATGAAATAGTGAAGTTTATAGAGGATGAGCTTAGGGAAAGGGGTATAGAAATATTAGCAGCCCAATTCCCATCTAGAAATTTAATAGCAGTATCGTTCTATAGAAAGATGGGATTTAGAGAAATATATTGTGATTTCGTAAAGAAAATTAAGTAG
- a CDS encoding 3-hydroxyacyl-CoA dehydrogenase family protein, with protein sequence MIKNVAVIGAGTMGHGIAEVVAIAGYSVYLSDVSQEILNNALEKIRWSLGKLYEKGQLKESDKTIIDRIRTTVGITNELKEVDFVIEAVPEKLDLKRQIFSRLEEIVADTTILSTNTSSLPITEIASAVRRQERVVGTHFFNPPVIMQLVEVIRGNRTSDNTLNTAYEFIKTLNKKPILVHKDVPGFVVNRVLLRIITNACMLVEKNIADYRTVDAVARYKLGLPMGIFELVDYTGVDVNYYVSSAMIERGFKAYQCKILEEMTKRGELGVKSGKGFYTYPSNRYVKVNLSPDLAEKLNPLYLIAPAIKEANWMVEEGIASKEDIDLGVKLGLNFPKGIFDYEREFGKENVTRALEELKRISGEEEYL encoded by the coding sequence ATGATAAAGAACGTAGCTGTAATAGGAGCGGGAACAATGGGACATGGAATTGCTGAAGTAGTAGCCATTGCAGGATATAGTGTTTATCTAAGTGATGTTTCTCAAGAAATATTAAATAATGCGTTAGAAAAAATTAGGTGGAGTTTAGGGAAGCTATATGAGAAGGGGCAATTGAAGGAGAGCGATAAGACAATAATTGATAGGATTAGGACTACTGTGGGAATTACTAATGAGTTAAAGGAGGTGGATTTTGTAATAGAAGCAGTGCCTGAAAAATTAGATTTAAAGCGACAAATATTTTCTAGACTTGAAGAGATAGTTGCTGACACTACAATATTGTCAACTAATACTAGTAGTTTACCAATTACTGAAATAGCCTCTGCTGTCAGAAGGCAAGAAAGGGTAGTTGGTACACACTTCTTTAACCCTCCAGTAATAATGCAATTAGTTGAGGTAATAAGAGGTAATAGAACTTCTGATAATACGCTCAATACTGCATACGAGTTCATAAAGACCCTTAATAAGAAGCCAATATTGGTACATAAGGATGTACCGGGGTTTGTTGTGAATAGAGTGCTATTGAGGATTATAACTAATGCATGTATGCTAGTGGAAAAGAATATTGCGGACTATAGGACTGTGGATGCAGTAGCACGATACAAACTAGGTCTCCCAATGGGAATATTTGAGCTTGTAGATTATACTGGAGTAGACGTTAACTATTACGTCAGCTCTGCTATGATAGAAAGAGGGTTTAAGGCATATCAGTGCAAAATCTTAGAGGAAATGACAAAGAGAGGAGAGTTAGGAGTTAAAAGCGGTAAAGGTTTCTACACATATCCATCTAACAGATACGTTAAAGTTAACTTATCCCCAGATCTCGCTGAAAAGTTAAATCCGTTATATCTAATTGCCCCAGCAATTAAAGAGGCAAATTGGATGGTTGAAGAAGGTATTGCGAGTAAAGAGGATATAGATTTAGGCGTCAAATTAGGGTTAAACTTCCCTAAGGGTATTTTCGATTATGAAAGAGAATTCGGAAAGGAAAACGTAACTAGAGCGTTAGAAGAACTAAAGAGAATTTCTGGTGAAGAAGAATATTTATAA
- a CDS encoding long-chain fatty acid--CoA ligase has translation MSSEYYEYQLTIDKILDSGSRSFPNREIVYRDIRRYTFQSFANSVKRFANGLRKIGVKKGDRIGVIDWDTDVYLHSYYAIPMIGAVLHTVNIRYPLELIAKTILHAEDKFLLVRDEFVPLIEKAKGIMPVGMKVITYSDAKEKVKSSLENTVDFWELIQSNEPLEEDTQVNENDMATIFYTSGTTGEPKGVWFSHRKIVLHAMSVTLVGARPPLSLTSNDVYMILVPMFHVHAWGYPFVALLAGVKYVLPGKYDYGFILRLMDKENVTYSAMVPTILYLILTNPDAPKYLHVFKRWKITIGGSALPEGLAKKAKELGITVIGGYGLSETCPVLSVGYYNSQIEGLDENTKFMEQISTGAPIPLVQIKVVDPTTGKEKEVGKIGEIVVRAPWLTQEYYKDPEKTKALWKGGWLHTGDLAYMDQYGYLHIVDREKDAIKSGGEFIPSLLLENAISLHPKVSQVAVVGIKDEKWGERPVAFIVPKEKLTEEELREFLLNLANEGRIQKWWIPDKFIFINSMPLTSTNKIDKKVLRDMAQTK, from the coding sequence ATGAGTAGCGAATATTACGAATACCAATTAACAATAGATAAGATATTAGATTCTGGTTCTAGAAGTTTTCCAAATCGTGAAATAGTATACAGAGATATTAGAAGATATACCTTTCAGTCGTTCGCAAATTCTGTAAAGAGATTTGCCAATGGACTAAGGAAAATTGGAGTCAAAAAGGGAGATAGAATAGGAGTAATAGACTGGGATACTGACGTTTATCTTCATTCGTATTATGCGATACCCATGATAGGAGCAGTCCTACATACGGTTAACATCAGGTATCCGTTAGAATTAATTGCCAAAACTATTCTCCACGCAGAGGATAAATTCTTGTTAGTAAGAGATGAATTCGTACCGCTTATAGAAAAGGCAAAAGGAATAATGCCAGTGGGAATGAAAGTAATAACCTACAGTGACGCTAAAGAGAAAGTTAAGAGTTCATTAGAAAATACTGTTGATTTTTGGGAACTAATACAATCGAATGAACCTCTAGAAGAGGACACTCAAGTTAATGAGAATGATATGGCTACAATATTTTACACCTCGGGTACAACAGGCGAGCCTAAGGGAGTGTGGTTCAGTCATAGGAAAATAGTATTACATGCAATGAGTGTAACGTTAGTTGGAGCTAGACCGCCATTAAGCCTAACCTCAAACGATGTATATATGATATTAGTTCCAATGTTTCACGTTCACGCTTGGGGATATCCCTTCGTGGCTTTATTAGCTGGAGTTAAATACGTGTTACCTGGCAAATACGATTACGGATTCATACTGAGGTTAATGGATAAGGAAAATGTCACATATTCCGCAATGGTACCAACTATTTTGTACTTAATTTTAACGAATCCCGACGCACCTAAATACCTTCATGTATTTAAGAGATGGAAAATAACAATAGGAGGTTCGGCATTACCAGAAGGGTTAGCTAAAAAAGCTAAAGAGTTAGGCATAACCGTAATAGGCGGTTATGGATTATCCGAAACTTGTCCAGTATTATCAGTGGGCTATTACAACTCCCAGATAGAAGGTTTAGATGAAAATACTAAATTCATGGAGCAAATTAGCACTGGAGCACCAATACCTTTGGTTCAAATAAAAGTTGTTGATCCAACTACTGGAAAAGAGAAAGAGGTAGGAAAGATAGGCGAAATAGTGGTTAGAGCACCTTGGTTAACTCAAGAATATTATAAAGATCCGGAGAAGACTAAAGCCTTATGGAAAGGAGGATGGTTGCATACTGGAGATCTAGCATATATGGATCAATATGGATATTTACACATAGTAGATAGGGAGAAGGACGCTATTAAGAGTGGAGGAGAATTCATACCATCACTTCTTTTAGAGAACGCAATATCATTACATCCTAAAGTATCACAAGTTGCCGTTGTTGGGATAAAGGATGAGAAGTGGGGAGAAAGACCAGTAGCATTCATAGTTCCTAAGGAGAAATTAACTGAAGAAGAATTAAGGGAATTTCTATTGAATTTAGCTAATGAGGGAAGAATACAGAAATGGTGGATTCCAGATAAATTCATATTTATAAATTCAATGCCATTGACTTCAACTAATAAGATAGATAAGAAAGTTCTAAGAGACATGGCACAAACTAAATAA
- a CDS encoding thiolase domain-containing protein, with the protein MRNVAIIGTGHTKFGVRTDVNLQELAWEAVKQALEEANLDQNEIQYFAVGNVGNWSSEELPAVVIGEYCNLTPKGTMRVEAACATGSAALRDAYMAVKSGEVDIALVVGVEQMHQAPNPQVVELIGRAGDYFWEFENFGLTFPGYYALHASAYMAKYGAKEEDLGKIAIKNHYYGARNPYAQFQKEISMDDYLKSKPVAYPLKLLDSSPITDGAAAVILASEEVAKKITDSPVWIVSQGVASGTANLSRRSDFTHIEAAFLAAQQAYRKAGIDFNEAWKYFDVAEVHDCFTIAEIMAYEDLGFAKRGEGYLLAREEQTYIGGRIPVNVDGGLKAKGHPIGATGVSMAVSITRQLLQRAHKGTQVEVKNGMGIAHNVGGTGHYAYVTIFSTRRPST; encoded by the coding sequence ATGAGAAATGTAGCAATTATTGGAACTGGTCATACGAAATTTGGAGTAAGAACCGATGTTAACTTACAAGAATTAGCTTGGGAAGCTGTAAAACAAGCATTAGAGGAAGCTAATTTGGATCAGAATGAAATTCAGTATTTTGCGGTAGGTAATGTGGGAAATTGGAGCTCCGAGGAATTACCAGCCGTAGTAATAGGAGAATATTGTAATCTCACGCCTAAAGGTACTATGAGAGTTGAAGCAGCTTGCGCTACTGGAAGTGCTGCGTTAAGAGATGCTTATATGGCTGTAAAGTCTGGAGAAGTTGATATTGCGCTAGTTGTAGGAGTAGAGCAAATGCATCAAGCGCCTAATCCTCAAGTGGTGGAATTAATTGGTAGAGCTGGTGATTATTTCTGGGAATTTGAAAACTTTGGGCTAACTTTTCCAGGATATTACGCTCTTCACGCTTCAGCTTACATGGCTAAATATGGAGCAAAGGAAGAGGATTTAGGCAAGATAGCGATAAAGAACCATTATTATGGGGCAAGGAATCCCTATGCTCAATTCCAAAAAGAGATAAGTATGGATGACTATTTAAAATCTAAACCAGTGGCTTATCCTCTAAAACTTTTAGATTCTTCTCCAATTACTGATGGTGCAGCTGCAGTAATTTTGGCTTCAGAGGAAGTAGCAAAAAAGATAACAGACTCTCCAGTATGGATAGTTTCACAAGGAGTAGCGAGCGGGACAGCGAATTTGAGTAGAAGAAGCGACTTTACGCACATTGAGGCAGCATTCCTGGCTGCTCAACAAGCCTATAGAAAGGCTGGAATTGATTTTAATGAAGCTTGGAAGTATTTTGATGTGGCTGAAGTCCATGATTGTTTCACCATAGCGGAGATAATGGCGTATGAAGATTTAGGATTCGCAAAGAGAGGTGAAGGATACCTTTTAGCAAGGGAAGAACAAACGTACATAGGAGGGAGGATACCGGTAAACGTAGATGGTGGATTAAAGGCTAAAGGACATCCCATAGGTGCAACTGGCGTAAGTATGGCAGTATCCATAACTAGGCAATTATTGCAAAGAGCCCATAAAGGAACGCAAGTGGAAGTTAAAAACGGAATGGGAATAGCACATAATGTGGGAGGAACTGGACATTACGCATATGTTACAATATTCTCAACTAGGAGGCCTTCCACATGA
- a CDS encoding Zn-ribbon domain-containing OB-fold protein has translation MSLNEIRDRLQREISQSLTALNNVVKTTGLPIVNEQKTNNPLWVDVREIDLRYQIPVKKVSKFFEGLKEGKVLATKCPKCNSIYFPPQDDCPKCKISNLDWIEMPKEGEIVAFTVINVKPPSFSHYQDYIVGIARMSNGVNVLAWVRSKEVRIGMKVRLEVVKREPEGYLTYELIPIG, from the coding sequence ATGAGTTTGAATGAAATAAGGGATAGGTTACAAAGGGAGATTTCTCAATCGCTAACTGCACTTAATAACGTAGTGAAGACCACTGGGTTGCCAATAGTTAATGAACAGAAGACTAATAATCCGCTTTGGGTCGATGTCAGAGAAATAGATCTAAGATATCAAATTCCCGTTAAAAAGGTTAGTAAGTTCTTCGAAGGTTTAAAGGAAGGTAAGGTATTAGCTACCAAATGTCCAAAATGTAATTCAATATATTTTCCTCCTCAAGATGATTGCCCAAAATGTAAGATTTCTAACCTAGATTGGATTGAGATGCCTAAGGAAGGTGAAATTGTAGCTTTTACTGTAATTAACGTTAAACCTCCTTCTTTCTCTCACTATCAAGATTACATAGTGGGAATCGCGAGAATGAGTAATGGTGTTAATGTATTAGCTTGGGTAAGGTCAAAAGAAGTAAGAATTGGAATGAAGGTTAGACTTGAGGTAGTAAAAAGGGAACCAGAGGGTTATTTAACGTATGAGTTAATCCCCATAGGGTAA